From a single Brassica oleracea var. oleracea cultivar TO1000 chromosome C5, BOL, whole genome shotgun sequence genomic region:
- the LOC106344809 gene encoding uncharacterized protein LOC106344809, with amino-acid sequence MCLNQRANPRYERGAWEFVRCVGADLAECELIICPCIDCRNVDRHSADVAVDFSRVQCNLSEVAEGEDKEEDEFLAKLADAETSLYPSCANQSKLSAIMLPEENVLHTSLYEVKRFLKSFDMGYEKIHACVNDCCLFRKEFEKLDNCPKCNASRWKINMCTCDVKKGIPQKVLRYFLIIPRLKRMFRSEEMAKDLRLHFSNKSTDGKSKHRVDSVTLHQMNDKYPLFAAEERNLRLGLSTDGFNPFNMKNVNYSAWPVLLVNYNMSPEKCMKEENIMLSLLISGPTQPGKNIDVYLEPLIEDLNHLWEQGEVTYDAFSHTTFKLRAMLLWIIQDFPAYANLAGCKVTGKMGCPVCGKNTDSMWLTNCRKHVYMSHRKGLPPRHACRGKKSWFDGKDEHGKRNDFGNVKVTGSKRKIIEPVGSESDDDSSESEEEEEAVDEEELSRWTKRSIFFKLPYWEELPGKHNLDVMHVERNIAASLIATLLHCGKSKDGLNARKDLELLGIRKDYILNPVGKELTFLRRLGLCLAKRRKYSASVYLNFVVRMVTAQIYQGLLPKGVRIAMGRLCAFFHHLCQRVIDREKIEIMETEIVETLCTFERLFL; translated from the exons ATGTGTCTTAACCAAAGAGCTAATCCTCGTTATGAGAGAGGTGCGTGGGAGTTTGTGAGGTGTGTTGGTGCAGATTTAGCAGAGTGTGAGTTGATCATTTGCCCATGCATAGACTGTCGCAATGTAGATCGTCACTCAGCCGATGTTGCTGTTGATTTTAGCAGAGT GCAGTGTAATCTAAGTGAGGTTGCTGAAGGTGAAGATAAAGAAGAAGATGAGTTTCTTGCAAAGCTAGCAGATGCAGAGACATCTTTGTATCCAAGTTGTGCTAACCAGAGCAAGCTGTCGGCGATA ATGCTACCCGAGGAGAATGTCTTGCACACATCCTTGTACGAAGTGAAAAGGTTTCTGAAATCTTTTGACATGGGCTATGAGAAGATACACGCTTGTGTGAACGACTGTTGTCTGTTCAGAAAGGAGTTTGAGAAGCTAGACAACTGTCCGAAATGCAATGCTTCAAGATGGAAGATTAACATGTGCACATGTGATGTGAAGAAAGGTATTCCACAGAAAGTTCTGAGATATTTTCTGATAATTCCACGTCTGAAGAGGATGTTTAGGTCAGAGGAAATGGCGAAGGACTTAAGGTTGCATTTTAGTAACAAGAGCACTGATGGAAAAAGCAAACATCGAGTAGATTCTGTTACTTTGCATCAAATGAATGACAAATACCCATTATTTGCTGCTGAAGAAAGGAATCTTAGGCTTGGACTGTCCACTGATGGGTTCAATCCTTTTAACATGAAGAATGTGAACTACAGTGCTTGGCCGGTTTTGCTAGTGAATTACAACATGTCACCTGAGAAGTGTATGAAGGAGGAGAACATCATGTTGTCATTGCTGATTTCTGGTCCAACCCAACCTGGAAAAAATATTGATGTGTACTTAGAACCACTTATAGAGGATCTAAACCATCTGTGGGAGCAAGGAGAGGTCACGTATGATGCATTCAGTCACACCACTTTCAAGTTAAGAGCAATGCTTCTCTGGATCATTCAGGATTTTCCTGCTTATGCAAATCTTGCAGGGTGTAAGGTAACGGGCAAAATGGGATGTCCTGTGTGTGGGAAAAACACAGATAGTATGTGGCTAACTAATTGCAGGAAGCACGTATATATGTCCCATCGGAAAGGTCTACCTCCGAGACATGCTTGTCGTGGAAAGAAATCATGGTTTGATGGGAAAGACGAGCATGGAAAAAGG AATGATTTTGGAAATGTGAAAGTAACTGGAAGCAAGAGGAAGATTATAGAGCCTGTTGGATCAGAGTCGGATGATGATTCCAGTGAATCAGAGGAAGAGGAAGAAGCAGTAGATGAGGAAGAGCTATCTAGATGGACAAAGCGGTCAATATTTTTCAAGTTGCCTTATTGGGAG GAACTCCCGGGTAAACACAATTTAGACGTGATGCACGTCGAAAGAAATATTGCTGCAAGCCTTATCGCAACGTTGCTGCATTGTGGAAAATCAAAAGATGGACTTAACGCTCGAAAAGATCTTGAACTGCTTGGCATTAGGAAGGATTACATCCTCAACCCCGTGGGAAAAGAACTTACCTTCCTCCGGCGCCTTGGTCTTTGTCTAGCAAAGAGAAGAAAATATTCTGCAAGCGTCTATCTGAATTTCGTGGTCCGGATGGTTACTGCTCAAATATATCAAG GGCTATTACCTAAAGGTGTTAGGATAGCTATGGGACGCCTGTGTGCTTTCTTCCATCACCTTTGTCAGCGAGTTATTGATAGAGAGAAAATTGAGATTATGGAAACAGAAATTGTGGAAACTCTATGCACGTTTGAGAGGTTATTCCTCTAA